Below is a genomic region from Leptotrichia shahii.
TTTAATGATATAAAAATGGAAAGTACATTTGTAACAATAAATGATACTAAGAATGTTACAGGAGATGCTAGAGAGAGAGACTTAAAAGATGCTAAAGGAGGTTCTAATTTTCAAGTTAAAAATGTTGGGCTTTCTATGGCAAATTCATTATACAGATGGGATGATGTAAAAAGTATTACTAATACAACATGGAGAAAAACAAATAAATCAGAATCTGGATTCCAAAATTTAGGAGTAATCAATGTCTGGGGAGGTTCTAAAGATACTACTTTAACTACTGCTCCAATAACAGGTGTTCTTGTAAACTTTGGAACTATTCAAAATGGTGATGGTTCTGATGGTGGTACTATAAAAATAGATCATGGTAATGCTATGGTTGGAACAGATGGAACAGTTTTACAAAACTTAAAAAATAGTGAAATTATAGTTACTGGTAAATATGAAAAACCTTCTCCTGCACCTACAATGGGTGACAATGCAGGTAGAGCTTCAGAAACTGTTTCAACTGGAGAAAATTATGGTATTGTAGGTATTTCAGATACAGATGATATAACTTACAATGGAACAGATAACTCTGTTGCAATTAGACATGAAGATGCTAAAATTTTTGTTGAAGGAGATCAATCTGTTGGTATCTATGCAAAAAATAATAATAATGCTGCTGCAAGTGGTGTAACAATTGATTTTGTAAACAATACTATTGGTTCAACTGGTATTGATGTTTCAAATTCAAATGTAACTTCGCCTGACGCAAGGGGAATAGGGATTGCATTAGTAAACAAAAATACAAACTATGCTAACGGATACACTAATGCTGGTGGAATAATTAATCTTACTGGTGGAAACGGAACATTTGGTACATGGGGTACTAAAGCAACAACATTTACTCCAGGTTCACTTAATACTAATTTAGGTGGAAATGATATTTTTACAGGTAAAAATGGTGTAGGTATCTATGCTGAAAGTGCTGAAATTAACTTGCTTTCTGATAAATTCACTGTAGAAACTGCTGATAACGGAGTAGGATTATGGGGAATGGACGATACTCATGTTGCAACTGGTGCAAACCACTTGAAGACATTCCAATACAATTACAATGGGGCAAGTAATAAAAATGGATTTGCAATGGCATTTGGCGGAAAAAATACACAAGTTACAACAGCATCAAATGATTTAGATATTAAATTTACTAATAAAGCTGATTCTGCAGGTGTAGACTTAGCATATGAAATAGCTGAATCAAAAGCTGCAACTCCATCAACTACTAGAGGTACTCACAAAGGTATCGCTGGTATCCTAGTAAATACTAATGATGCTGGAGACACTGTAATTAACAGAGGTAATATTGAAGAAGATTCATCATCTGTTACTAATGTAAGAGCTTACGGTGCAGTAGTTAATAAAGGTTCATTTGTAAACTATGGTAATATTAAACTTAATGATTCATTGAATGCTCAGGCTGACACTATTACTTCTGAAGATATGAAGAAAGTAAATATCGGTATCTTTGCAAATGATGCTAATGGTAATGCTGGTGGAACTTATACAACTATTACAAACCACGGAGATATTACAATTGGAGATTCTACAAATGATAAGAATATAGGAAGCTGGGCTATTTATGGATATAACGTAAATACAGGTGCTAAAGCTGATGGAAGCAAATCTCAGATTACAGTTAATAAAAATAACTACGGAATCTATTCAGGAGATGGAAATGTAAATATCCAGCAAACTAAGATTTTAGTAGGAAATGATACTGTAATGGGACATGTTCAAACAACATCAGGAGTTTCAACTGCAACGGGAGCTTACCCAATTAGCAGACAAACAGCATATGCTAATGCTAACAACTTGTTATCGAAATTGGATACTCCGAGAGAAAGAGATTCTGTAATAGGAGTTTACATTGACAATAACCAAACTAGAACAAATACTGCAAGAAACATTAATGTAAGTGCTGATATGGATATAGACAGATTCTCATATGGTATTGTAATGGCTGAGAAAAATGGAGGAGCGCCAACAAATGTAACAATTGGTTCGGCTACAGATCAGCCAACAATCAGATTAGCATACTCTACAAACAACAATGCAGGTGGACATGTTAAATCAACGAAACCTAGAAACCCTAAAGTTCCAGAAGAAGTTTACGAACAAGGAAATTCTGTATATTACTACTCATTAGATACTGCATCAACAGGAAAATCTTATGCTAACGTAACAATGGATGGAGATTACAATACAGCTTACTATACAAAAGGGGCAATAGATAACTACGGAACAATTGATTTAAGATCTAAATACGATGTTGATAATCAAAATAATGATAGCTTAGGATTTGGAAACATTGGGGTATTCTCAAGTAACACTGGAGTAGCTTCAACTAACTACGGAACAATTACAACTGGTATGTCAGACACAATTAACATGAGATATTCAGCAGCGATGGCCGCAGGACGTAATGTTTATAAAACTGATGGCTCATTTGACAGAACACAGGAAGAAGGATACGTTGTAAATAGAGGAATAATTAATGTTAAGGAAAAAGAAGGTATCGGAATGTTCGCAACTGGTACTGGATCTAAAGCACTTAACTATGGAACAATTAACCTTGAAGGTGAAAGTTCAATCGGTATGTACCTTGACAGAGGAGCAATCGGAGAAAACCATGGAACAATTACTGGTAATGCTCAAAACTTGAAAGGGGTAGTTGCAATTAACGGAGGATACATTAAGAACTACGGAACTATTAATGTAACTGGAACAGGTTCTTATGGAATCGTAACTGATGGTTCAAGATTTATCGTAGATGCAAATGGAAATCCTACGGAAGTTCTTTCATCAACAGATCCAAGATACTTGACTGCAGCAGCTAAGACAGCAGGACAAACTAACGGAAAAGGTGGAACTGACTTATATGGAGGAACTGAATCTTCAATTGAAGAAGGTTCAGCAGGAAATCCTAAGACAACAGGAGTTGGAACAACTATAACAGCTCCAGATATCGTACCAATAACTAAGATAAGTGTTGATGGTATTGATACTCCAATCTTCAATGTTGAAAGTGATGCTGCAACCCCTGGAAGTGTTGCCAATAATATAGCTGTAACAAGTAGCATCCAGACAGGCGGAACAAGAATAATAGATCTTAACGCCAAGAACGAATGGGGTAACCCAGTATGGGAACATGCTTCTAGAGAACAACGATCTGAAGTTACAAGCATTGGAATGTACGTAGATACATCAGGAGTTAGATATACTAATCCTATAAATGGTATTGAAAACTTACCTAAACTATCAAAGGTTGACTTGTACTTTGGACCAGAAGCAACACTTTATACAAACTCTAAAGCAATCAGAATTGGAGATAAAATTGACGAAAACGGAAATGTTGTTGCAAAAAGCAATATATTAAAACCATTCAACGATGCATTGAACAAATTACCTGGCGGAGCGAAAATTAATCCGCTGTCAGCAAGTTTAACTTGGCAAGTACTGGCAAAAATATCTGATGATAACCAATTGTCGGAAGTATACATGAGTAAGGTACCTTATCATTCATTCGCTTATGATGACGATAAGTCTCTAGTAAACTTCACAAACAACCTGGATAACATTTATGAGATCGCAAAACCAGAAAGTGCTGAAAAAGTTATCTTCAACAAGCTGAACAGCCTAGGTAACGGAGAAGGGCATATACTGGCTCAAGCGTTTGACCAAATGAGAGGACACATTTATGGAGGAGTTCAGCAAAGAATTAAGGCAACATCTGATGTTCTTGGCGGAGAAATTAATGGACTTAGAAGTGAAAGCAACGGTTCTAAGGACTCTAATAAATTTAAGGCATTTGGACAAAGAAACGAATACAAGACTGACACTGCAGGAATGCCTGACTGGGACAGCAACGCAGGAGGATTTGCATTCGTTCACGAAGACGAGACTGTAAGACTGGGGCAGTCTTCAGGATGGTATGCAGGAGTTGTAAACAACTACTACACATTCAAGGATCTGTCTAAATCGTATGAAAACCAAGCGATGGCTAAGTTCGGAGCATTTAAGTCAATTCCGCTTGACAGCAACGGAACATTTGTCCTTAGCGTTGGAGGGGACGGATTCATTGGAAGAAATGACATGAAACGTAGATTCTGGGTAATAGACCAGCAATTCAGAGCGAAATCAAGCTACTACTCATACGGTGCAGGACTTAATGCAGGGCTTGAGAAAGCGTTCGTAGTAAATGATGGATTCAGCATAGTGCCGAACTTAGGAATAAGAGCGGAATATGGAAGATTCTCATCAATCCACGAAAATGGAGACATGGCGTTGAATGTTAAGAGCGATGACTACATATCAGTAAAACCAAGCGCAGGAATAGATTTCAGATACAGCCAGCCAGTATTTGACAACTCAACCTTGACAGCGGTATTGGGATTCAGATATGAAAACGAAATAGGAAAACTGTATGATGTGGAAAATGAAGCAAGAATCGTAGGAGCATGGACAGACTACTTTGGAATAAGAGGGGACAAGGAAGACAAGAGAGGAAACTTCAAGTCAGACTTGAAACTTGGACTAGACAATGGAAGATTTGGCTTCAATATAAACACAGGATACGACACGAAGGGACACAACTTCAAAGCAGGACTGGGATTGAAAGTATTGTATTAAGAAATTCATTTTTCAGGAATGCGAGGAATATTTCAAAAGAAATGAGGGGAGGGCTGCCAGAGATGGTGGCTCTTCTTTTTATTTATCGAACTTAGTAAAAAAATTTTTAATAAAAGCAATATTTAATGGAAAATTTTGAAAAATATGGTAAAATAATATTACAAATTGAAAATTATTTATTTTAGGAGGAAAAAAGATGAAAAAAATTATGAGAGGTGTACTATTATTTGGTATGTTAGGAGGAATGCTTTTGTCTTGCGGGAATAAAAAGAGTAATGATTCTCAAGAGCAAAAAAAGGATTCCAAAGTAAGTGAAAAGGTTTATAAAATTGGGCTGTCGCAAATTGTAGATCATCCAGCATTGAATGCGGCAAAGCAAGGGTTTAAGGATGCGTTGGAAAAAGCTGGTGTGAAAGCTGATTATGATGATAAAATTGCAAATAATGATATGAGTAATCAGACTTTGATTATGCAGCAGTTTGCGGCGGATAAAAAGGATCTAGTTTTTGCGATTACTACTCCAACGGCACAGGCGGCTAAAAATCAGGTTAGACGAGAAATACCAGTTGTATTTGGATCAGTTACAGATCCTAAAAGTGCAGGGCTTGAAGGGATTTCAAATGTTACAGGGACAAGTGGTGCGGCACCAGTTAATGAAAATTTGAAATTAATGAGAGAATTATTACCAGGAGCTAAGAAAATAGGGATAATTTATAATTCATCTGAACAAAATTCAGTTTCTGAAGTAAATAATTTGAAAAAGTTGGCGGGGCAATATGGATTTACAGTAGTTGAAAAGGCTGTTACAAATGGTACAGAAATGGTTGCGGCTGCAAATCTTATTGCAAAAGATATTGATATTTATTATGCTATTCAAGACAATACGGTAGCTTCATATTTTGCAGCAATACTCGATGTTTTTAATAAATCAAAAATACCAGTTTTAGCTACAAATAACGTATTCTCAAATGCAGGAGGGCTAATTTCCCAAGGAACTACCGACTACAATATCGGTTACCGATCTGGAGAAATCGCTGCAGAAATTTTACTAAAAGGTAAGAAGCCAAGTGAAATTCCAATAGAAACAGTTAAAAATCTTCAAATAGAAATTAATAAGCAAAATATGCAATTATTGGGGATAAAAATACCAGACAGCATTTTAAGACAGGCTAAAATGGTGGAAACTAAAAAAAATTAACAGATTTGTTCGATAACCATATAAATTTGGAAATATAATGAAATAAATATTACTTGTAAAAAGATAAAAAATATTAAATTTCTGAATAAGTCTAATAAATTTTATAAATTTAACATAAATAAAAAACTGGAAATATTGTATTTAATACTAATAACTCCAGTTTTTTTATATCTATTATTTTTTAAAATTTTCAAGCCATTCAATAAGCTCCAAAAAATCTTCCACTTTTCTTATTTGCTGTAAATATCTTAAATCTATTATTTTTTCTGATTTTCTATGATAAAAAAATTCTATATCCCATAATTCCGTCCTTATAAAACCTTCTTTGGGAGTATATTTATAAAAATCGTATTTTTCAATATTTGACCTAAAATATTTTAATTTTGCAAAACAAAGCTGATATTTTCTAAAAATTACTTCTAAAATATTATTTTTTAAAATAAACTTATGTGAAAAATATAGTCGTTCAGGTGTATTATTCCTTCTAGTTATCCATTGCCTTCTAGAATTTATTTCCAAACTATACTTTTCAACAAATTTTATTTTTTCATCTGATAACTCGGCTTTTAATTTTTCTTGCAGTTTTATATTATCCATAAAAATCACATCGCTACTAATTTATATTAATATTTAATTTTTAGAGTTTTCATGTTTTTTTCTTTCATTAGCATTCAAATATTTTTTTCTAAGTCTAATAAAGTTAGGCGTAATTTCCACTAATTCATCATTTTCAATATATTCAAGTGCCAATTCCAGTGTAAATTCCTTTGGAGGTGCTAATTTTACAGCATCATCACTTCCAGCTGCCCTCATATTTGTAAGTTTTTTACCTTTACATACATTTACAACTAAGTCGTTTTCCCTTGAATGTTCTCCAACTATCATTCCCTCGTAAACTTCTACTCCTGGTCCTATAAATAAGATTCCACGTGGCTGCAAGTTATTTAATGAATAGCCTAGACTTGTTCCAGGCTCCATTGCGATTAAAACTCCTCTTCTTCGTCCTGTAACTTCCCCCTTGAAAGGTCCGTATTCAAAAAATGAATGGTTTATAATTCCTGTACCTCTTGTTTCTGTCAAGAATTCGTTTCTAAATCCGATTAATCCACGTGATGGCACTTTAAATTCAAGTCTTGTATAGCCGTCGCTCCCTTGATTCATGTTTACCATTTCACCTTTTCTAAGTCCTAATTTTTCAATTACAACCCCTACAAATTCATCGGCAACATCAATAATTGCAAGTTCGATTGGTTCCATTTTATGTCCGTTTTCTTCCTTGAAAATAACTTCTGGTTTTGAAACTGCCACTTCATAGCCTTCTCTTCTCATATTTTCAAGCAAAATAGATAATTGAAGTTCCCCTCTCCCTTTTACAATAAAGGCGTCTGGTGAATCTGTCATTTCAAGCCTCATGCTTACGTTATGATTTACTTCTTTTTGCAATCTTTCCAAAATATTTCTTGAAGTTACAAATTTTCCATCTTGTCCTGCAAACGGTGAATCATTTACCATAAAAGTCATCGCAAGTGTTGGCTCATCAATATCAATTAATGGTAATGATTTAGGATTTTCCTTACTTGCTACCGTTTCTCCTATGTCAATTTGTTCAATTCCCGCAATTGTTACGATGTCTCCAGCAAATGCTACTTCCATTTCAACTTTTTTAAGCCCATCATATCCATAAATTCTAGTAACTTTACCATTTACCAAGTCACCATTTCTCTTAATTAACGTAATTTCCTGATTTTTTTCAATTTTTCCGTTATAAATTCTTCCAGTTCCCAATTTTCCTACATATTCATCATATTCAGTATTTGTAACAAGCATTTGCAACGGCTCATTTACGTCCCCTTCAGGATCTTCCACATGCTCCATAATTTTATCATAGAGTGGCTTCATATCTTTATCTTCATCTTCCAGTTCCAGTTTGGCATATCCATTTTTAGCTGATGCATAAACTACCGGAAAATCAAGCTGAATATCATTTGCCCCTAAATCTACAAATAAATCAAAAACAGAATCCACAACTGCATCAGGATCTGAATTTGGCCTGTCAATCTTATTAACTACTACAATTGGACGAAGTCCATGCTCTAACGCCTGTTTCAATACATATTTAGTCTGTGGCATAACACCTTCAAATGCGTCTACCAGAAGTAAAACCGAATCCACCATTTTCAAGATTCTTTGTACTTCCCCACCAAAATCGGCATGTCCTGGTGTATCCACAATATTTATCTTATATCCATCATAATGAAATGAAGCATTTTTAGAAAAAATCGTAATTCCTCTTTCCTTCTCCAAATCATTACTATCCATAATTCTTTCATCTACTTTTTCATGTTCTCCAAACGTCCCCGCCTGTTTCAATAAAGCGTCGACAAGAGTTGTTTTCCCGTGATCTACGTGTGCAATAATTGCAATGTTCTTAATTTTGTTCATTCTTTATTTTAACAAATTTTTTGTTAATTTTTCCTCCTTAAATTTAAAGTTTATAGCCATTTTCAGAAGTATAGAAATTTCCGTGTTATTCAATATCTTTATTGCTTTACTTTTACAATTGCATAACAATATAGTAAAACTGCCTTAAAATTGAACTCAAAAGCTATGACTATCTTACTCAAATCCTAAATTTATATAATTTTTAATAGTTCTATTTTAAATAGGTTCAAGTATATTTTGTGAATTTTATTCAGAAAACTCACCTAAGTATTATAACAAAAAAGACTGGAAAAATCCAGTCTAATTTATGGCATTTTTTTAATCATATAAATTTCCCTAGAGGCTTTTACATAATTATTATAACATATTTTATAAAAATGTTAATTACTGAAATTTTATTTTCCATTTTTATGGAAAAAACTTTGAAAAACTGTTATAATTATAAAAAAGTGGTAATAATTTATAAATCATAAATTATCAAATAGATTTATGATAAAAGAAATTATAAAAGGAGAATTAATTTTGAACAGAAGAATTATTTTTATATTTATATTTTTATTATTAGCAACTTTTTCCTGTACTCCGCTTTCAGAAGGACTTTCAATGAAAAGTCAGGTTTATAATGCGGATAATGTGGATTTTTACTATGATCTGACTTATAAAAAAGATGGAGAAACACATTATGAAAGGCAAATTTGGGATCAGGCTTATAAAATTTTGGATGAGGCACAGGATTTTTTTCTAATGGATATTTTTGTGTTTAATGATTTTGTTGGTAAAGGCGTGGAAGAAAAATTGCATCCATTGCCGCTTGCAGAAGAATTTGCAGAAAAAATACTGGAAAAGAGAAAAAAAGACCCAAATGTGGAAATTTATTTGATACTTGACGAAAGTAATACATTTTATGGGGCTTATGACAACAAGATGCATAAAAAATTGGAGCAGGCTGGAGTAAAAATTGGATATGTTGATTTAATGAAGTTGAGAGATCCGATGCTTGTTTATTCTGCACCATGGCGACTACTTATACAGCCTTTTGGAAATCCCAAAAATCGTGGAAAAATAAAAAATCCAATTTATGAAGGAACCGATAAAGTTACAATTCGTAGCATTTTGAGAGCATTAAATGCAAAAGCGGATCACAGAAAGCTAATTATGAATGAAAATACTGCCATGCTGACATCAGCAAATCCGCATGCAGAAGGATCAAAACATTCAAATGTAGCATTTAAATTTTCAGCACCGATATTAAAGGAAATTTACAATGCTGAAAAGCCAGTTGCAAGAATTACTAAAAAAGATGGAAGTTTAAAAAGAAGGCTTCCAAATAAGGATTTTAGCAAAATTCCGTTTTCTTCAAATGACAAGCTGAAAATACAATATTTTACAAATGATGCAACAGCTAAAGATATTTCAGAAGAGTTAAAAAATACACAATTTGGAGAAAAAGTTATCATTGCTCAATTTTTCCTTGCTGATAGAGGAATAATAAATGACATTAGAAAGGCGGCAAAACGTGGAGTAAAATTTGAGATAATATTAAATAATTCAGATGCCGGATTGCCAAATAAGGCGGCGGCTGGAGAATTAATGAAATATGCAAGAAAACATAACTATGACATAGATGTCAAATTTTATAACAAAGGTGAAGAAATGTACCATGTAAAAATGATGTCAATTCTGAAAAAGAATTATCTAATAACTTACGGAGGCTCTACAAACTTTACAAGAAGAAATATGAGAAACTATAATCTGGAAAATGAACTGAAAATAATGTCAGCTTACGATCAGAAAGTTTCCGAAGATATTTTAGACTATTACGACAGACTATGGACAAACAGGGATGGCGACTTTACACTACCCTACGATACACAAAAAAATGAAAAATTTATGAATGACATGTTATTTAGATTTATGGAAGTAAATGGATTTGGAGCCTTTTAAAATTATTTAGACCTGTTCGATAACTATACAAACTCAAAATTTAATAAAATAAATTTTCTGAAGCAAGGGGTCTTGCCCCCTTGTATAGATAAAAAACTTAGGTTATCGAACATATCTTTTGTAAAATAAAGCCATTCAATAACCATCTCAAAAGTATTCAAACAATTTTTTTAATAAGTTAAATTACTATTAATAAATATTATTTCTTTAATTTTTGTGTAAAATGGGGATACAAGGGCATGCCATCTGATGCCCTTGCGTTAAAAAATATATAAATAAAATAAGAAAAAACAATTATTAATCAAAAAAACTAAATCTAAAATTATAGAAAAAATTATTTAGTTGAATACTTACGAATAAATTATTGAGCAAATTTATATATAATATAAAAAAGGGGGATTTTTATGGAAAGTAAAGTTAAGATTGAAAAAATAAATGAAAATGATTACAGTAGAATCTTTGCAATTTCTGATCTTCATGGTCAATATGACTTATTTTTAAAATTGCTTGAAAAGATTGATCTAAAAAGAGAGGATTTGCTTTTAATTTTGGGAGATATTTGTGATAGAGGCAAAAAATCTTATGAAATTTATATGAAATGTATGAAAATGACAAAACTTGGATATAATTTAAAATTTATTTTGGGAAATCATGAGGATATGTTACTGGAAGATTTAGAAAATGATTATCCATTAAATTATGAGATAGAATATTCGATTTATAAAAATTCTAAATATTTTAAGGAAAAAAATATAGAAAAATGGCATAAAGAAAATTTTTTTACAGAAATAAAATGGCTAGTA
It encodes:
- a CDS encoding ABC transporter substrate-binding protein, with the translated sequence MKKIMRGVLLFGMLGGMLLSCGNKKSNDSQEQKKDSKVSEKVYKIGLSQIVDHPALNAAKQGFKDALEKAGVKADYDDKIANNDMSNQTLIMQQFAADKKDLVFAITTPTAQAAKNQVRREIPVVFGSVTDPKSAGLEGISNVTGTSGAAPVNENLKLMRELLPGAKKIGIIYNSSEQNSVSEVNNLKKLAGQYGFTVVEKAVTNGTEMVAAANLIAKDIDIYYAIQDNTVASYFAAILDVFNKSKIPVLATNNVFSNAGGLISQGTTDYNIGYRSGEIAAEILLKGKKPSEIPIETVKNLQIEINKQNMQLLGIKIPDSILRQAKMVETKKN
- a CDS encoding autotransporter-associated N-terminal domain-containing protein: MSNNLRQIAKDLRSFVKRCKDVHYSDSLLISFLITGLLTIAPKLHADVASEQQEVTAQTYDAITDLRQSFMRARQENERSLRGAESELAQLLKQGDQVIKSPWASFQFGTGYTNNDWGTTYRGRGGKFLEYYKRDNDLTKYVFDKDKHLYGATNLNIPRNQEPNSLTINPANIHEPYKNYTPERMDNINMPNNLAFNPTVYNSNTLNFPANYTHDGVSTGYTLDAATVNNNVKSWGNSTTFDHTNGTTGTFSAFDGMYTDTANDSGQHTGATGLTISGASATSRATMNNGNADGYHDNYRPDSGGYWYTFWRPYVRWKSTVQYYGLGGTGGQTLTQTSGAGITTGVNDDQTPTTSTGTSGTGYDGIYEATRNWSGFSYDDMWDDIWYGGATRRNNFVNKLVSYADNNKSTDLFNASTSYNVLYANGTIAPTGTGAHNTADSATISTAWNTIPAQTYVSGGTTYYDTRTGSQGTSGSSSYKKITLPDTTVHYYSNDAAGAREYALDMITYLARNTWDSKQGNWRSDYNSFYSGGTATHRDELILTNKATIVKYVDANIGNTASLAGGSFLKALPGADVTVTDTDVSIYNGSGAAYVLNTNTSSTSGTKITFSGDSNSIANFNTTNGHTDNNATDDTNSNIAFNFQEGYSGETPSTAITGNVEVSGKHDVRFRGSNNIVYNVVGAVDKLTVTNGSMGDDTIEVWNTQGKGRIFTKGTNNIVYNGYGAVLNAASALTLHDVQMHGNNSIMVALQPLRGLAGANTGASGVFNGKIQLQGAFGGSTISNKAIAIYAANSQFNGLNAGTIIAGKGGTTLNDVDIDILNVGFNQNVTNGISVYAINGTNVKVGTNNTNNITDGLQNSSRKFSDIKLDGVSTGHVMGYASGEIKDVIANFLPNSVVDNKATKITFNKNVDLMSKDGFAFLATNGGEIQAGTTATPVNVRAAGSNAVVAYANGVSNSGDHASKVSITGNVTAADWLTLNNTDYATMSTTNKARTYNNIGAYAVNNGVIEITGTAAATTVVENGTDANNDKSLIFGIGAVAKNNGSVKMKNVTVVDNEKGALYAQDSGTIEFEGNIVNQNNNNATGTIAAVTGATVSGARNAKSTSTVNTHEKVSPFYVKRTSTSDTSSITFTGGAVDKTNIDMHDGILLTGNTYGNTIRSGYDSTAREWDYAKSTWKTGSTEEQNMYNNAKYRNMDHVTAKILDDDITIGIINQASDELNWTNAKAGGTGTGVASANFLGGIGAYAGGLKIINGTGASDAHIVDVTVINSKIKVADDIKIEDIEKTKATATPATDKNDTFNDIKMESTFVTINDTKNVTGDARERDLKDAKGGSNFQVKNVGLSMANSLYRWDDVKSITNTTWRKTNKSESGFQNLGVINVWGGSKDTTLTTAPITGVLVNFGTIQNGDGSDGGTIKIDHGNAMVGTDGTVLQNLKNSEIIVTGKYEKPSPAPTMGDNAGRASETVSTGENYGIVGISDTDDITYNGTDNSVAIRHEDAKIFVEGDQSVGIYAKNNNNAAASGVTIDFVNNTIGSTGIDVSNSNVTSPDARGIGIALVNKNTNYANGYTNAGGIINLTGGNGTFGTWGTKATTFTPGSLNTNLGGNDIFTGKNGVGIYAESAEINLLSDKFTVETADNGVGLWGMDDTHVATGANHLKTFQYNYNGASNKNGFAMAFGGKNTQVTTASNDLDIKFTNKADSAGVDLAYEIAESKAATPSTTRGTHKGIAGILVNTNDAGDTVINRGNIEEDSSSVTNVRAYGAVVNKGSFVNYGNIKLNDSLNAQADTITSEDMKKVNIGIFANDANGNAGGTYTTITNHGDITIGDSTNDKNIGSWAIYGYNVNTGAKADGSKSQITVNKNNYGIYSGDGNVNIQQTKILVGNDTVMGHVQTTSGVSTATGAYPISRQTAYANANNLLSKLDTPRERDSVIGVYIDNNQTRTNTARNINVSADMDIDRFSYGIVMAEKNGGAPTNVTIGSATDQPTIRLAYSTNNNAGGHVKSTKPRNPKVPEEVYEQGNSVYYYSLDTASTGKSYANVTMDGDYNTAYYTKGAIDNYGTIDLRSKYDVDNQNNDSLGFGNIGVFSSNTGVASTNYGTITTGMSDTINMRYSAAMAAGRNVYKTDGSFDRTQEEGYVVNRGIINVKEKEGIGMFATGTGSKALNYGTINLEGESSIGMYLDRGAIGENHGTITGNAQNLKGVVAINGGYIKNYGTINVTGTGSYGIVTDGSRFIVDANGNPTEVLSSTDPRYLTAAAKTAGQTNGKGGTDLYGGTESSIEEGSAGNPKTTGVGTTITAPDIVPITKISVDGIDTPIFNVESDAATPGSVANNIAVTSSIQTGGTRIIDLNAKNEWGNPVWEHASREQRSEVTSIGMYVDTSGVRYTNPINGIENLPKLSKVDLYFGPEATLYTNSKAIRIGDKIDENGNVVAKSNILKPFNDALNKLPGGAKINPLSASLTWQVLAKISDDNQLSEVYMSKVPYHSFAYDDDKSLVNFTNNLDNIYEIAKPESAEKVIFNKLNSLGNGEGHILAQAFDQMRGHIYGGVQQRIKATSDVLGGEINGLRSESNGSKDSNKFKAFGQRNEYKTDTAGMPDWDSNAGGFAFVHEDETVRLGQSSGWYAGVVNNYYTFKDLSKSYENQAMAKFGAFKSIPLDSNGTFVLSVGGDGFIGRNDMKRRFWVIDQQFRAKSSYYSYGAGLNAGLEKAFVVNDGFSIVPNLGIRAEYGRFSSIHENGDMALNVKSDDYISVKPSAGIDFRYSQPVFDNSTLTAVLGFRYENEIGKLYDVENEARIVGAWTDYFGIRGDKEDKRGNFKSDLKLGLDNGRFGFNINTGYDTKGHNFKAGLGLKVLY
- the typA gene encoding translational GTPase TypA, with translation MNKIKNIAIIAHVDHGKTTLVDALLKQAGTFGEHEKVDERIMDSNDLEKERGITIFSKNASFHYDGYKINIVDTPGHADFGGEVQRILKMVDSVLLLVDAFEGVMPQTKYVLKQALEHGLRPIVVVNKIDRPNSDPDAVVDSVFDLFVDLGANDIQLDFPVVYASAKNGYAKLELEDEDKDMKPLYDKIMEHVEDPEGDVNEPLQMLVTNTEYDEYVGKLGTGRIYNGKIEKNQEITLIKRNGDLVNGKVTRIYGYDGLKKVEMEVAFAGDIVTIAGIEQIDIGETVASKENPKSLPLIDIDEPTLAMTFMVNDSPFAGQDGKFVTSRNILERLQKEVNHNVSMRLEMTDSPDAFIVKGRGELQLSILLENMRREGYEVAVSKPEVIFKEENGHKMEPIELAIIDVADEFVGVVIEKLGLRKGEMVNMNQGSDGYTRLEFKVPSRGLIGFRNEFLTETRGTGIINHSFFEYGPFKGEVTGRRRGVLIAMEPGTSLGYSLNNLQPRGILFIGPGVEVYEGMIVGEHSRENDLVVNVCKGKKLTNMRAAGSDDAVKLAPPKEFTLELALEYIENDELVEITPNFIRLRKKYLNANERKKHENSKN
- a CDS encoding phospholipase D-like domain-containing protein — translated: MNRRIIFIFIFLLLATFSCTPLSEGLSMKSQVYNADNVDFYYDLTYKKDGETHYERQIWDQAYKILDEAQDFFLMDIFVFNDFVGKGVEEKLHPLPLAEEFAEKILEKRKKDPNVEIYLILDESNTFYGAYDNKMHKKLEQAGVKIGYVDLMKLRDPMLVYSAPWRLLIQPFGNPKNRGKIKNPIYEGTDKVTIRSILRALNAKADHRKLIMNENTAMLTSANPHAEGSKHSNVAFKFSAPILKEIYNAEKPVARITKKDGSLKRRLPNKDFSKIPFSSNDKLKIQYFTNDATAKDISEELKNTQFGEKVIIAQFFLADRGIINDIRKAAKRGVKFEIILNNSDAGLPNKAAAGELMKYARKHNYDIDVKFYNKGEEMYHVKMMSILKKNYLITYGGSTNFTRRNMRNYNLENELKIMSAYDQKVSEDILDYYDRLWTNRDGDFTLPYDTQKNEKFMNDMLFRFMEVNGFGAF
- a CDS encoding metallophosphoesterase family protein, giving the protein MESKVKIEKINENDYSRIFAISDLHGQYDLFLKLLEKIDLKREDLLLILGDICDRGKKSYEIYMKCMKMTKLGYNLKFILGNHEDMLLEDLENDYPLNYEIEYSIYKNSKYFKEKNIEKWHKENFFTEIKWLVKWLKNCPLIIYGNENIFVHAGLDLSKNLENQERENVLWTREKFWINKKNLLEEYKNKYIYFGHTPNMDGKISKKTDKIYNIDCGAFFTHSLGCMEIKNKKLKGKKEIYVHC